One Amaranthus tricolor cultivar Red isolate AtriRed21 chromosome 1, ASM2621246v1, whole genome shotgun sequence DNA window includes the following coding sequences:
- the LOC130808272 gene encoding uncharacterized protein LOC130808272, with amino-acid sequence MNLMGLSRSFSDHNPLLLVLEVCNAWGPKPFRCYDAWFLHPNFKNFIIDEWHRIPNVPLHTKLKILKTPLRTWRRENFDHMDNKIADLETVIHDLERKSDGTRLDNLEVARLNAANSVLNQWLIRRERIWRQRARTYGFKVKDHNTKFFHAATMYKQKKKEINQIKINGRRIVGIQNLKQEVRSFFEKRFAQEVTPDFDFSMENHPKISETQAQNLETIPSPEEIEKAVWACGVDKAPGFDGFNFKFIRYKARQFGSG; translated from the coding sequence ATGAACTTGATGGGCCTAAGCAGAAGTTTTTCAGACCACAATCCCCTGCTTCTGGTATTGGAAGTGTGCAATGCTTGGGGCCCAAAACCCTTCAGATGTTATGATGCCTGGTTCCTGCACCCgaatttcaaaaatttcatCATCGATGAATGGCATAGAATCCCTAATGTACCACTACACACCAAGTTAAAGATTCTGAAAACCCCGCTAAGAACTTGGCGTAGGGAGAACTTTGATCACATGGACAATAAAATTGCAGATCTCGAAACGGTCATACATGACCTTGAAAGGAAAAGTGATGGTACAAGGCTCGACAATTTGGAAGTGGCTAGACTTAATGCTGCAAACAGTGTCCTCAACCAATGGCTCATCAGAAGGGAGAGAATTTGGAGACAAAGAGCTCGAACATATGGCTTCAAAGTAAAAGATCACAACACAAAGTTCTTTCATGCTGCTACAATGTAcaaacagaaaaagaaagaaatcaaccaaataaaaatcaatggCAGGAGAATAGTTGGCATACAAAATCTCAAACAAGAAGTCAGGAGTTTCTTTGAGAAACGCTTCGCTCAGGAAGTGACCCCGGATTTTGATTTCAGCATGGAAAACCACCCCAAAATTTCAGAAACACAGGCACAGAACCTTGAAACAATCCCGTCACCTGAAGAAATCGAAAAAGCAGTGTGGGCATGTGGAGTAGACAAGGCTCCTGGTTTCGATGGTTTCAACTTCAAATTCATTAGGTACAAGGCTCGACAATTTGGAAGTGGCTAG
- the LOC130808282 gene encoding uncharacterized protein LOC130808282 yields the protein NNNNNNNNNNNNNNNNNNNNNNNNNNNNNNNNNNNINNNNNNNNNNNNNNNNTNNNNNSNNNNNNNNNNNNNNNNDNNNNNNNNNNNNNNNNNNNNNNNNNNNNNINNNNINNNNNNNNNNNNNNNNNNNNNNNNNNNNNNSNNNNNNNNNNNNNNNNNNNNNNNNNISNNNNNNNNNNNNNNNNNNNNNNNNNNNNNNNKNKNNNKKNNNNNNSNNNNNNNNNNNNNNNKNKNNNTKNNNNNNSNNNNNNNNNNNNNNNNNNNNNNNNNNNNNNNNNKNNNDNNNNNNNNNNMLFWVD from the exons aataataataataataataataataataataataataataataataataataataataataataacaataataataataataataataataataataataataatattaataataataataataataataataataacaacaataataataataatactaacaataat aataatagtaataataataataataataataataataataataataataataataatgataataataataataataataacaataataataataataataacaataataataataataataataataataataataataataataatattaataataataatattaataataataataataataataataataataataataataataataataataataataataataataataataataataataataataatagt aataataataacaataataataataataataataataataataataataataataataataataataataataatattagtaataataataataataataataataacaataataataataataataataataataataataataataataataataataataataataataataaaaataaaaataataataagaaaaataataataataataatagtaataataataataataataataataataataataataataataataaaaataaaaataataatacgaaaaataataataataataacagtaataataataataataataataataataataataataataataataataataataataataataataataataataataataataataataataataataaaaataataatgacaataataataacaataataataataataatatgctgTTTTGGGTGGACTGA